In Phaeobacter gallaeciensis DSM 26640, a genomic segment contains:
- the hisB gene encoding imidazoleglycerol-phosphate dehydratase HisB produces the protein MRSAQITRKTAETEITVEINLDGTGAYDNQTGVGFFDHMLDQLSRHSLIDMTIRAKGDYHIDDHHTVEDTGIALGQAMVAALGDKKGINRYGECHLPMDDAQVRCALDLSARPFLIWNVDLPTQKIGTFDTELVREFFQALSTHGGITLHIDQLHGFNSHHIAEAAFKAVARALRTAVETDPRKGDAIPSTKGAL, from the coding sequence ATGCGTAGCGCTCAGATCACCCGCAAGACCGCCGAAACCGAGATCACTGTCGAGATCAACCTCGACGGCACCGGTGCCTATGACAACCAGACCGGCGTCGGCTTTTTCGACCATATGCTGGACCAACTGTCGCGTCATTCGCTGATCGATATGACCATCCGCGCCAAGGGGGATTATCACATTGATGATCACCACACCGTCGAGGATACCGGCATCGCGCTGGGTCAGGCTATGGTTGCGGCCCTTGGCGACAAGAAAGGCATCAACCGCTATGGCGAATGCCACCTGCCGATGGATGATGCGCAGGTGCGCTGTGCGCTGGATCTGTCGGCGCGCCCGTTCCTGATCTGGAATGTAGATCTGCCCACCCAGAAAATCGGCACTTTCGACACCGAACTGGTGCGCGAGTTCTTTCAGGCGCTGAGCACGCACGGCGGCATCACCCTGCACATTGATCAGTTGCATGGGTTCAACAGCCACCACATCGCCGAAGCGGCGTTTAAGGCCGTGGCCCGCGCCCTGCGCACGGCGGTAGAAACCGATCCGCGCAAAGGCGATGCCATCCCGTCGACCAAAGGTGCGCTCTAA
- the hisH gene encoding imidazole glycerol phosphate synthase subunit HisH: MLTAIIDYESGNLHSAEKAFQRMAREVDGGEVVVTSDADVVAQADRLVLPGDGAFPACAEELRGHRGIYEAMVEAVEQNGRPFLGICVGMQLMATTGHEYRDTPGLGWVAGDVVKITPSDSTLKVPHMGWNNLVIDHDHAIFDGITSGDHTYFVHSYHFRVTDPSERLAHVEYGGDVTAVIGRETIVGMQFHPEKSQDIGLRMIGNFLTWAP, translated from the coding sequence ATGCTGACCGCAATCATCGACTACGAATCCGGGAATCTGCACTCCGCCGAAAAAGCCTTTCAACGCATGGCGCGGGAGGTGGATGGCGGCGAGGTTGTGGTAACTTCGGATGCGGATGTCGTGGCACAGGCCGATCGGCTGGTGCTGCCGGGCGATGGCGCCTTCCCGGCCTGCGCGGAGGAGTTGCGCGGCCATCGCGGCATCTATGAGGCCATGGTGGAAGCCGTCGAACAGAACGGTCGCCCCTTTCTGGGGATCTGTGTCGGCATGCAGTTGATGGCCACCACCGGTCACGAATACCGCGACACCCCCGGCCTTGGCTGGGTTGCGGGTGACGTGGTCAAGATCACGCCCAGCGACAGCACCCTGAAGGTGCCGCATATGGGCTGGAACAATCTGGTGATCGACCATGACCACGCGATCTTTGACGGCATCACGTCCGGCGATCACACGTATTTCGTGCATTCCTATCATTTCCGGGTGACCGACCCCTCCGAACGGCTGGCGCATGTGGAGTACGGCGGCGATGTCACCGCTGTCATTGGCCGGGAGACCATAGTGGGGATGCAGTTCCATCCGGAGAAAAGCCAGGACATTGGCCTGCGGATGATCGGGAATTTCCTGACCTGGGCGCCATAA
- a CDS encoding AraC family transcriptional regulator — protein MDRLTTLMDRFQLCVRAAGPGEANLVALAGPEREPVRIRYYTTESSPMRTSAAVLWAARVEWSGRRNPFLAALPAQVDYDISDAPEVQALVRAMRGEAEAGRCGAQSVINRLGEVLMVHLLRNQLQNGATEPGLLAGLADPRLSRAIVAMHDHPGRIWSNADLAEIAGLSLSRFAEVFAAEVGETPIGYLRRWRLILAHQDLSRGDRVDAVARRYAYSSPEGFSRAFRKAYGVAPLSLRMAAA, from the coding sequence ATGGATCGTTTGACCACATTGATGGATCGCTTCCAGCTCTGCGTGCGCGCTGCAGGGCCGGGGGAGGCGAATCTTGTTGCCCTTGCGGGCCCCGAGCGGGAGCCTGTGCGTATCCGCTACTATACGACTGAGAGTTCACCGATGCGCACCTCTGCTGCGGTGCTGTGGGCGGCGCGGGTGGAGTGGTCTGGACGCCGCAACCCGTTTCTGGCGGCTCTGCCGGCGCAGGTCGATTATGACATCTCCGATGCCCCAGAGGTGCAGGCTCTGGTGCGTGCGATGCGGGGGGAGGCTGAGGCCGGTCGCTGTGGCGCACAATCGGTGATCAATCGGCTGGGCGAAGTGCTGATGGTGCATCTTCTGCGCAATCAGCTTCAGAATGGTGCGACCGAGCCGGGGCTGCTTGCCGGGCTGGCGGATCCACGGCTGAGCCGGGCGATTGTCGCTATGCATGATCATCCAGGCCGCATCTGGAGCAATGCCGATCTGGCCGAAATAGCCGGACTATCCCTGTCGCGTTTTGCCGAAGTTTTCGCTGCGGAGGTAGGAGAAACCCCAATCGGATACCTGCGCCGCTGGCGGCTGATCCTTGCACATCAGGATCTGTCGCGCGGGGATCGGGTTGATGCCGTGGCCCGGCGCTACGCCTACAGCAGCCCCGAAGGTTTCAGTCGTGCCTTCCGCAAAGCCTATGGCGTGGCGCCGCTGTCCTTGCGTATGGCGGCTGCCTGA
- a CDS encoding peroxiredoxin-like family protein, which produces MLMPRQKTPDLTLPTLDHGTFDLSSEDATRGTVICFYRGLHCPICANYLTELEKRVADFASRGVACIAVSSDGEERTRAMADKIGAEALRFGYDLPLNVACQWGLYLSTSRGKTSIGIEEPALFSEPGLFMVTPEQTLYYGSVQTMPFVRPHFSELVSALDFAIANDYPARGEYDGDV; this is translated from the coding sequence ATGCTGATGCCACGCCAAAAGACACCTGATCTGACCCTGCCGACACTGGACCACGGCACCTTTGACCTCTCCTCAGAGGATGCGACACGGGGCACGGTGATCTGCTTTTACCGCGGATTACACTGCCCGATCTGTGCCAACTACCTGACCGAACTGGAGAAGCGGGTTGCCGATTTTGCCAGCCGCGGCGTGGCCTGTATCGCTGTCAGCAGTGATGGCGAGGAACGGACCCGCGCGATGGCCGATAAGATTGGCGCCGAGGCGCTGCGGTTCGGCTATGACCTGCCGCTGAATGTCGCGTGCCAGTGGGGGCTTTACCTGTCCACCTCGCGCGGGAAGACCTCAATCGGGATCGAGGAACCGGCGCTGTTTTCCGAACCCGGCCTGTTCATGGTGACACCTGAGCAGACGCTTTACTACGGATCGGTGCAGACCATGCCTTTCGTGCGCCCGCATTTCTCGGAACTGGTCTCGGCGCTGGATTTTGCCATCGCCAATGACTACCCCGCGCGCGGCGAATACGACGGCGACGTCTGA
- a CDS encoding WGR domain-containing protein — translation MTLRRLAAGCCGQMATGRSLGMRNPGENGWTAETHTGIHRKPRYPQSFAGRRPVQIRLEKFDYIEGQHRYCVLNLSQTLFGEWCVEQTNGPLGEAGGQQRRSYYTSQETALAAAEKHRDRQIKRGFVPIPVQLGLF, via the coding sequence ATGACATTGAGGCGTCTGGCCGCAGGGTGCTGTGGCCAGATGGCAACCGGGCGCAGCTTGGGAATGCGAAATCCGGGCGAGAATGGATGGACAGCGGAGACGCACACGGGCATACACCGCAAACCCAGATATCCCCAGTCTTTTGCAGGTCGCCGCCCGGTGCAGATCCGTCTCGAAAAATTCGACTATATTGAAGGTCAGCACCGCTATTGCGTGCTGAACCTGAGCCAGACCCTGTTCGGGGAGTGGTGTGTCGAACAGACCAACGGCCCATTGGGAGAGGCCGGCGGTCAACAGCGGCGCAGCTACTACACATCCCAGGAAACCGCCTTGGCCGCTGCCGAGAAGCATCGCGACCGCCAGATCAAACGCGGCTTTGTGCCGATCCCGGTGCAGTTGGGACTGTTCTAG
- a CDS encoding DUF2147 domain-containing protein — MKKLALGIACALGLAGMASADPVLGTWKTQPDDGSYAHVTMAPCGAAVCGKISRTFNAEGEYKSPNIGKTLVIDMVANGDGSYAGKVWRPSNNKIYTGKMNLSGKSLALRGCVAGGLICSKQTWSRVK, encoded by the coding sequence ATGAAAAAACTGGCACTTGGTATCGCCTGTGCATTGGGTCTGGCGGGCATGGCCTCGGCTGATCCGGTGCTGGGTACCTGGAAAACCCAGCCTGATGACGGCTCATATGCGCATGTCACCATGGCGCCCTGCGGTGCCGCCGTCTGTGGCAAGATCAGCCGGACGTTCAATGCCGAGGGCGAGTATAAGTCGCCCAATATCGGCAAAACGCTGGTGATCGATATGGTGGCAAATGGCGATGGCTCTTACGCGGGCAAGGTCTGGCGCCCCTCGAACAACAAGATCTATACCGGCAAGATGAACCTGTCCGGTAAATCGCTGGCCCTGCGCGGCTGCGTGGCGGGTGGATTGATCTGCTCCAAACAGACCTGGAGCCGGGTGAAGTAG
- the hisA gene encoding 1-(5-phosphoribosyl)-5-[(5-phosphoribosylamino)methylideneamino]imidazole-4-carboxamide isomerase produces the protein MILYPAIDLKDGQAVRLLHGDMEKTTVFNDDPAAQALEFVEAGCDWLHLVDLNGAFAGEPVNAAPVEEILKRCKVPAQLGGGIRDMATIERWIDKGLARVILGTVAVENPDLVREAARAFPGKVAVGIDARNGRVATKGWAEETDVMVTDLAKSFEDAGVAAIIYTDILRDGAMKGPNVEATAALANAVSIPVIASGGVSSLDDLRALKSCGAPLNGAISGRALYDGAIDLAEALKILKS, from the coding sequence ATGATCCTCTACCCCGCAATCGACCTCAAGGATGGCCAGGCCGTTCGCCTGTTGCATGGCGATATGGAGAAGACCACGGTCTTCAACGACGACCCGGCAGCCCAGGCGCTGGAGTTTGTCGAGGCAGGCTGCGACTGGCTGCATCTCGTGGATCTGAACGGGGCCTTTGCGGGTGAGCCGGTCAATGCCGCGCCGGTCGAAGAGATCCTGAAGCGCTGCAAGGTCCCCGCCCAGCTGGGCGGCGGCATTCGCGACATGGCCACCATCGAACGCTGGATCGACAAAGGTCTGGCGCGGGTGATCCTCGGCACCGTCGCGGTGGAGAACCCCGATCTGGTCCGCGAAGCGGCGCGCGCCTTCCCCGGCAAGGTCGCCGTCGGCATTGATGCCCGCAATGGCCGCGTCGCCACCAAGGGCTGGGCCGAAGAGACCGATGTCATGGTGACCGATCTGGCAAAATCTTTTGAGGATGCCGGTGTGGCCGCGATTATCTACACTGATATTCTGCGCGATGGCGCCATGAAAGGTCCGAACGTTGAGGCCACAGCCGCGCTGGCCAATGCCGTGAGCATTCCGGTGATTGCCTCGGGCGGTGTTTCTTCGCTGGACGATCTGCGGGCGCTCAAGTCCTGCGGCGCGCCTTTGAATGGCGCCATCTCCGGTCGCGCGCTTTATGATGGCGCGATCGACCTTGCCGAGGCGCTGAAGATCCTCAAGAGCTGA
- a CDS encoding DUF302 domain-containing protein: MIKSLALAGAIAVMSAFPAAADLIKIPSQKPVAETMDALQAAVEGAGATVFARVDHAAGAQKVDLSLGDAQLLIFGNPKLGTPVMQADPRAGLFLPLKILAYQDAEGQVWLTYEDPAEMLSGLGVPADAEAVAKMQGALGKLTSAAVK, encoded by the coding sequence ATGATCAAATCCCTTGCCCTCGCCGGAGCTATTGCTGTTATGTCTGCCTTTCCTGCCGCTGCTGACCTGATCAAAATACCAAGCCAAAAACCCGTGGCTGAGACCATGGATGCGCTGCAGGCCGCGGTTGAGGGGGCAGGCGCCACGGTATTTGCCCGTGTGGATCACGCCGCCGGGGCGCAGAAGGTGGATCTGTCCCTTGGTGACGCGCAGCTGCTGATCTTTGGCAATCCGAAACTGGGCACCCCGGTGATGCAGGCGGATCCGCGCGCGGGGTTGTTCCTGCCCCTGAAAATCCTCGCGTATCAGGACGCGGAGGGGCAGGTCTGGCTGACCTATGAAGATCCGGCTGAGATGCTCTCAGGGTTGGGTGTTCCCGCCGATGCGGAGGCTGTTGCCAAGATGCAGGGCGCGCTTGGCAAGCTGACGAGTGCCGCGGTCAAGTAA
- a CDS encoding DUF2867 domain-containing protein yields MPRVRKTRLPDSARLWQMVSPGDFVDGYAVESPLSPREAADIGLSMPGWASALLRLRNAIVRPLGLKTEVSDTGEGAIFPVTFEDNRELILGADDSHLDFRITVLRHDGQIYMATWVHRHNLLGRIYLALVMPFHILIVRDSMRRIARHSPAIASQPPAQ; encoded by the coding sequence ATGCCCCGCGTCCGCAAGACCCGCCTCCCCGACAGTGCCCGTTTGTGGCAGATGGTCTCGCCCGGCGATTTCGTCGATGGCTATGCGGTCGAAAGCCCGCTGTCCCCGCGGGAAGCTGCCGATATTGGCCTGTCGATGCCGGGATGGGCCTCCGCGCTTTTGCGCCTGCGCAACGCGATTGTGCGCCCGTTAGGACTGAAAACCGAGGTGAGTGACACCGGCGAAGGCGCGATCTTTCCCGTCACCTTTGAGGACAATCGCGAATTGATCTTGGGCGCAGATGACAGTCATCTGGATTTCCGCATCACCGTTTTACGCCACGACGGGCAGATTTACATGGCCACCTGGGTTCATCGGCATAACCTTCTGGGGCGGATCTATCTAGCGCTGGTGATGCCGTTTCATATCCTGATTGTCCGGGACAGCATGCGCCGCATCGCGCGGCACAGCCCCGCGATTGCATCCCAACCACCCGCGCAGTAA
- the hisF gene encoding imidazole glycerol phosphate synthase subunit HisF, translating to MLKTRIIPCLDVADGRVVKGVNFVGLRDAGDPVEAAKAYDAAGADEICFLDIHATHENRGTMFDMVRRTAEQCFVPLTVGGGVRTREDVRALLLAGADKVSFNSAAVANPDVIREAADQFGSQCIVCAIDAKMVAPGKWEIFTHGGRRETGIDAVEFAQLVVAKGAGEILLTSMDRDGTKSGFNLPLTRAISDAVDVPVIASGGVGTLDHLAEGVTKGGASAVLAASIFHFGEFTVQEAKQHMAAAGIPMRLT from the coding sequence ATGCTGAAAACCCGCATTATCCCCTGTCTCGACGTGGCCGATGGCCGCGTGGTCAAAGGAGTGAACTTCGTTGGCCTGCGCGACGCTGGCGATCCCGTTGAAGCGGCCAAAGCCTATGATGCGGCCGGCGCGGACGAGATCTGCTTTCTCGACATTCATGCGACCCATGAAAACCGTGGCACCATGTTCGATATGGTGCGGCGCACTGCGGAACAGTGTTTTGTGCCGCTCACCGTTGGCGGCGGGGTCCGCACCAGGGAAGATGTGCGTGCCTTGCTCTTGGCCGGGGCCGATAAGGTCTCGTTCAATTCCGCAGCGGTAGCCAACCCGGATGTCATTCGCGAGGCTGCGGACCAGTTCGGCAGCCAGTGCATCGTCTGCGCCATTGACGCCAAAATGGTGGCGCCTGGCAAATGGGAAATCTTCACCCATGGCGGTCGCCGCGAAACCGGCATTGATGCGGTTGAATTTGCCCAGCTTGTGGTGGCCAAAGGTGCGGGAGAGATCCTGCTGACCTCAATGGACCGCGACGGCACCAAATCAGGCTTCAACCTGCCGCTGACCCGCGCGATATCCGATGCCGTTGATGTGCCGGTGATCGCCTCCGGTGGCGTGGGCACGCTGGATCATCTGGCGGAAGGCGTCACCAAAGGCGGTGCCAGCGCGGTTCTGGCGGCCTCCATTTTTCACTTTGGCGAATTCACTGTGCAGGAAGCCAAACAACATATGGCCGCTGCTGGTATTCCGATGAGGCTGACATGA
- a CDS encoding phosphoribosyl-ATP diphosphatase, producing the protein MTLLHDLESTILSRKGADPDSSWTAKLLDKGPEKCAEKFGEEAIEAIIEAVKDNKTGLASEGADVLYHFLVMLAARDVALDDVLQVLADRQGLSGIAEKAARPKG; encoded by the coding sequence ATGACCCTGCTGCACGATCTTGAGAGCACCATACTGTCCCGCAAAGGGGCTGACCCGGACAGCAGCTGGACCGCCAAACTGCTCGACAAGGGGCCTGAAAAATGTGCCGAGAAATTCGGCGAGGAAGCCATTGAAGCCATCATTGAGGCTGTGAAGGACAACAAGACCGGGCTCGCCTCCGAAGGCGCGGATGTGCTCTATCACTTTCTGGTGATGCTGGCGGCGCGTGATGTGGCACTAGACGATGTGCTTCAAGTGCTGGCCGATCGTCAGGGTCTGAGCGGCATTGCCGAGAAGGCCGCCCGGCCCAAGGGCTGA
- a CDS encoding CoA-binding protein: MPEYTDQHLKDVLTRTKTIAVVGVSTNSVRPSYYVARYLGLKGYRVLPVNPGHAGKSLFGQTIHASLSDIREPVDMVDIFRRSEAVPAIVEEALEVCEGVQTIWMQIGVEHAEAAAKAEARGVTVIQNRCPKIEYQRLFGELRMGGFATGIISSKL; encoded by the coding sequence ATGCCAGAATATACCGACCAGCATCTGAAAGATGTGCTGACACGCACCAAAACCATCGCGGTGGTTGGCGTCTCCACGAATTCGGTCCGTCCCAGCTACTACGTGGCGCGGTATCTCGGCCTCAAGGGCTATCGCGTGCTGCCGGTGAACCCGGGCCATGCGGGGAAGTCCCTGTTTGGTCAAACCATTCATGCCAGCCTCAGCGATATTCGCGAGCCGGTCGATATGGTCGACATCTTTCGCCGCTCCGAGGCGGTGCCCGCCATCGTGGAGGAGGCGCTGGAGGTCTGCGAAGGGGTGCAGACGATCTGGATGCAGATCGGCGTAGAGCATGCCGAGGCCGCCGCAAAAGCGGAGGCGCGCGGTGTCACAGTGATCCAGAACCGCTGCCCGAAGATCGAATATCAGCGCCTGTTCGGAGAGCTGCGCATGGGCGGATTTGCCACCGGGATCATTTCGTCAAAGCTTTGA
- a CDS encoding YHS domain-containing (seleno)protein — protein MTRRSAMPSQKYRPISTPRIPRVREGIVRRLAAFVRSTMAVLGVGSVVALAAVLTPETARADPALVSAPRGVAVGGHDVVAFFQDGTAVLGQQTHAILWHGAVWRFATSQNQERFELNPRAYAPRFGGYCAYALSKGYLAPGNPALWVIADGRLYLLNNPTALAAWQAERQALISAAEGRWPKILRK, from the coding sequence GTGACCCGCCGCTCTGCCATGCCCAGTCAGAAATACCGCCCGATCTCGACGCCGCGCATTCCGCGCGTGCGGGAAGGGATCGTCCGGCGTCTGGCTGCATTTGTCAGGTCTACAATGGCCGTGCTGGGGGTCGGCAGTGTGGTTGCATTGGCGGCGGTGCTGACACCTGAAACGGCCCGCGCCGACCCAGCGCTGGTTTCCGCACCGAGAGGGGTGGCCGTTGGTGGCCATGATGTGGTGGCGTTTTTTCAAGACGGGACGGCCGTGCTGGGCCAGCAGACTCATGCGATCCTGTGGCATGGGGCCGTCTGGCGCTTTGCCACCTCGCAGAATCAGGAGCGGTTTGAGCTCAATCCCCGTGCCTATGCGCCCCGATTTGGGGGCTATTGCGCTTATGCGCTCTCCAAAGGATATCTGGCGCCCGGCAATCCGGCGCTCTGGGTGATTGCTGACGGTCGGCTCTATCTGCTGAACAATCCAACTGCGCTGGCCGCCTGGCAGGCCGAGCGGCAGGCGCTGATTTCCGCCGCCGAAGGGCGCTGGCCCAAGATCCTGCGGAAGTGA
- the rlmB gene encoding 23S rRNA (guanosine(2251)-2'-O)-methyltransferase RlmB, whose amino-acid sequence MSKKPKWVVEKEQAKKAASAETVWLFGLHAVRDALLNPEREKLRLMVTQNAEAKLADAIAQSGVEAEVIDPRKFNPPIDKQSVHQGAALEVKPLNWGGLDENCIGAEVPRVLLLDRVTDPHNVGAILRSAEVLGASAVIGTRHNSAPETGALAKTASGALERQPYLRMRNLADTIVELQRMGFLVLGLDGEAEQTIETVLDGRKGDPVALVLGAEGPGLRQKTKETVDHLVKIDAAGGFGSLNVSNAAAIALYASLPR is encoded by the coding sequence ATGTCCAAAAAACCCAAGTGGGTCGTCGAAAAAGAGCAGGCCAAGAAGGCGGCTTCCGCGGAGACCGTATGGCTGTTTGGCCTGCATGCGGTGCGCGATGCGCTGCTCAATCCTGAGCGTGAAAAACTGCGTTTGATGGTGACCCAGAACGCCGAGGCAAAGCTGGCCGATGCCATAGCCCAGTCGGGGGTTGAGGCTGAGGTGATTGACCCGCGCAAATTCAACCCGCCGATTGACAAGCAGTCGGTCCATCAGGGCGCCGCTCTCGAAGTGAAGCCGCTGAACTGGGGCGGGTTGGACGAGAACTGCATCGGCGCGGAGGTTCCGCGCGTATTGCTGCTGGACCGGGTGACGGATCCCCACAACGTTGGCGCAATCCTGCGCTCGGCAGAGGTGCTGGGCGCCAGCGCGGTCATTGGCACGCGACACAACTCCGCGCCAGAGACCGGAGCGCTTGCTAAAACCGCGAGCGGTGCGCTGGAGCGGCAACCTTATCTGCGGATGCGCAACCTTGCGGACACAATCGTCGAACTGCAACGGATGGGCTTTCTGGTGCTGGGCCTTGATGGCGAGGCGGAGCAAACCATCGAAACAGTTCTGGACGGGCGCAAGGGGGATCCGGTTGCTCTGGTCCTCGGGGCAGAAGGGCCGGGCCTGCGTCAAAAGACGAAGGAAACCGTAGATCATCTGGTCAAGATTGATGCCGCCGGTGGCTTTGGCTCGCTGAATGTCTCCAATGCGGCGGCGATTGCGCTCTACGCTTCGCTGCCACGCTAA
- a CDS encoding DUF2478 domain-containing protein: MHLSYVMTQERGATDKLLTALAERLQADGLRLAGIVQTNTECYDNALCDMDVRVLPAGETIRISQSLGPEARGCRLNPEALERAVGQVTAALGQDPAPQVLLVNKFGKHEADGRGMRPVIGEALARGAVVVSGVNRMNVEAFQNFSDGLAQEAEPDLDALVNWVHSAVEEAAKEGG, encoded by the coding sequence ATGCATCTGTCCTATGTCATGACCCAGGAACGCGGCGCCACCGACAAACTGCTGACTGCTCTTGCCGAGCGGCTGCAAGCCGATGGGCTGCGACTGGCCGGGATCGTCCAGACCAATACTGAATGCTACGATAACGCGCTGTGTGACATGGATGTGCGGGTGTTGCCGGCCGGTGAAACCATCCGTATTTCGCAATCCCTCGGCCCAGAGGCACGCGGTTGTCGATTGAATCCCGAAGCACTAGAGCGTGCGGTGGGGCAGGTCACGGCGGCGCTGGGGCAGGATCCAGCACCGCAGGTTCTGCTGGTGAATAAATTTGGCAAGCACGAGGCGGACGGGCGCGGAATGCGCCCCGTCATCGGCGAGGCGCTGGCGCGCGGAGCGGTGGTGGTTTCCGGCGTCAACCGGATGAATGTCGAGGCGTTTCAGAACTTTTCTGACGGGTTGGCGCAGGAGGCTGAACCGGATCTTGATGCGCTCGTAAACTGGGTCCATTCCGCCGTTGAAGAGGCTGCGAAGGAGGGGGGATAA
- a CDS encoding methyltransferase → MKDLTHPAVDAARVARAFRRGLGSYHGAASAQAQIAAELSALLAKHVGQTPFSHLFEFGAGTGHLTAALLQDLSVARLTLNDLVPEAEAGLLPILKDHGQSASFVPGRIEDICLPERLDLIAAASVVQWVSDLPGLLRRFEAALCPGGWLALSGFGSAHFNELVALGSDAAAPNYMDHHQWAGVLPQGLQLIELRQAPIVLRFDTPRAVLRHLRDTGVNGQARGGWSRGRLQAFEDAYCSRFSHQGGVRLTYDPVLMLARRV, encoded by the coding sequence ATGAAGGACCTCACACACCCAGCTGTTGATGCTGCCCGCGTGGCGCGCGCCTTTCGCCGGGGGCTTGGCAGCTATCACGGTGCGGCGTCTGCGCAGGCGCAGATTGCCGCCGAACTTTCGGCGCTTTTGGCCAAACACGTGGGTCAGACACCGTTTTCGCATCTGTTTGAATTTGGGGCCGGGACCGGCCATCTGACCGCCGCGCTGCTGCAGGATCTCTCGGTCGCGCGCCTCACGCTCAACGATCTGGTGCCTGAGGCGGAGGCCGGGCTGTTGCCAATCCTGAAAGACCACGGCCAATCCGCAAGTTTTGTGCCAGGCCGGATTGAGGACATCTGCCTGCCCGAGCGGCTAGACCTGATCGCAGCGGCTTCTGTTGTGCAGTGGGTCAGCGACCTGCCAGGCCTGCTGCGCCGATTTGAGGCCGCGCTGTGCCCCGGTGGCTGGCTTGCGCTCTCCGGTTTCGGCTCGGCGCATTTTAACGAATTGGTCGCGCTCGGCTCTGACGCTGCAGCACCAAACTATATGGATCATCACCAATGGGCGGGGGTGCTGCCTCAAGGTCTGCAGCTGATCGAACTGCGACAGGCGCCGATCGTCCTCAGGTTTGACACTCCGCGCGCGGTGTTGCGCCACCTGCGTGATACCGGCGTGAACGGCCAGGCGCGCGGCGGTTGGAGCCGTGGCAGGCTGCAGGCGTTTGAAGACGCTTATTGCAGCCGTTTTTCCCATCAGGGCGGTGTACGTCTTACCTATGATCCGGTGCTGATGCTGGCGCGACGGGTCTGA
- a CDS encoding pimeloyl-ACP methyl esterase BioG family protein, whose protein sequence is MEFRWLKQTNAAEAIVVFGGWAVGPDVFDHLKGPQDVLFVSDYRNLDTDLPDLSGCDHVTLLAWSFGVAAYAHWQEGHADPFDRKVAVNGTLAPVDAAHGIPPDVMAKTAEGLSEASFVQFLRRTFNAPQPPRVIDIDARRAELHAVAARGAAPAVVFDQAWISGRDRIFPSANQHRAWEGTTIRELPTVAHAPFDHFDSWQALIS, encoded by the coding sequence ATGGAGTTCCGCTGGCTCAAGCAGACCAATGCAGCCGAGGCCATCGTGGTCTTTGGCGGCTGGGCCGTGGGGCCGGATGTGTTTGATCATCTTAAAGGCCCTCAGGACGTCCTGTTTGTAAGCGACTACCGCAACCTTGATACGGATCTGCCGGATCTCAGCGGTTGCGACCATGTCACCCTGCTGGCGTGGTCCTTTGGCGTTGCAGCCTATGCTCATTGGCAGGAGGGGCACGCCGATCCCTTTGACCGCAAGGTTGCAGTCAACGGAACCCTTGCGCCGGTGGATGCGGCGCACGGTATCCCGCCAGACGTGATGGCCAAAACGGCGGAAGGGTTGAGCGAGGCGAGCTTTGTGCAATTCCTGCGCCGGACCTTCAATGCGCCGCAACCCCCTCGGGTGATCGACATAGATGCCCGCCGCGCTGAACTGCATGCGGTTGCCGCGCGCGGCGCGGCCCCCGCCGTCGTCTTCGATCAGGCCTGGATTTCTGGGCGGGATCGAATTTTTCCGTCGGCCAATCAGCACCGGGCCTGGGAAGGCACGACAATACGGGAGCTGCCCACAGTGGCCCATGCTCCCTTTGATCACTTCGACAGCTGGCAGGCCCTGATCTCATGA